The following DNA comes from Paraburkholderia sp. PGU19.
TACTGCACACCGCAAACCGCTGCCCGGCACTTCGCTGGATTACTTCGACACGCGCGCCGCGATCGACGCGATCGAGCCTGGCGCTTATGACAAGCTGCCGTACACGTCGCGCGTGCACGCCGAGAACCTCGTGCGCCGCTGCGATCCCGCGACGCTGACCGATTCGCTGCGGCAGATCATCGAACGCAAGCGCGAACTGGATTTTCCGTGGTTTCCGGCGCGCGTCGTGTGTCATGACATTCTCGGTCAGACAGCGCTCGTCGATCTCGCGGGACTGCGCGATGCGATCGCCGATCAGGGCGGCGACCCGGCGAAGGTGAACCCCGTGGTACCCGTTCAGTTGATCGTCGATCACTCGCTCGCTGTCGAATGCGGCGGCTTCGATCCGGATGCGTTCACGAAGAACCGCGCAATCGAAGACCGGCGCAACGAAGACCGCTTCGACTTCATCAACTGGACCAAGAAGGCATTCAAGAACGTCGACGTTATTCCGCCGGGCAACGGCATCATGCACCAGATCAATCTGGAGCGGATGTCGCCTGTCATTCATGCTGCCGATGGCATCGCGTATCCCGACACGCTCGTCGGCACGGACAGTCACACGCCGCACGTCGATGCGCTCGGCGTGATTGCCGTGGGCGTCGGCGGCCTGGAAGCGGAGAACGTGATGTTGGGCCGCGCATCGTGGATGCGCTTGCCGGATATCGTCGGCGTCGAACTGTCGGGCAAACGTCAGCCGGGCATTACCGCGACCGATATCGTGCTCGCGTTGACGGAATTCCTGCGCAAGGAAAAAGTAGTCGGCGCGTATCTGGAGTTTCGCGGAGAAGGTGCGTCGAGCCTCACGCTCGGCGACCGCGCGACGATCTCCAACATGGCGCCCGAATACGGCGCAACGGCTGCAATGTTCTTCATCGACGAGCAGACCATCGACTATCTGCGTCTCACGGGCCGCGACGACGCGCAAGTGAAGCTCGTCGAAGCGTATGCGAAAACGGCTGGCCTGTGGGCCGATTCGCTGAAGCACGCCGAATATGAGCGCGTGCTCAGGTTCGATCTGTCGACGGTCGTGCGCAATATGGCGGGTCCGTCGAATCCGCACAAACGCCTGCCGACGTCCGATCTCGTCGAACGCGGCATTGCGGGCAAATGGGAAGAAGTGCCGGGACAGATGCCCGACGGCGCCGTCATCATCGCGGCGATCACGAGCTGCACGAACACGAGCAATCCGCGCAACGTGATCGCAGCGGCTTTGCTCGCGCGCAATGCGAACGCTCGCGGCTTGACGCGGAAGCCGTGGGTGAAGTCGTCGCTGGCGCCGGGATCGAAGGCCGTCGAACTCTATTTGCAGGAAGCGAACCTGCTGCCCGATCTGGAGAAGCTCGGCTTCGGCATCGTCGCGTTTGCGTGCACAACGTGCAACGGCATGTCGGGCGCGCTCGATCCGACAATCCAGCAGGAGATCATCGATCGCGATCTGTACGCGACGGCCGTGCTGTCGGGCAACCGCAACTTCGATGGCCGCATTCATCCGTATGCGAAGCAGGCGTTTCTCGCGTCGCCGCCGCTCGTCGTCGCGTATGCGATTGCGGGGACGATCCGCTTCGATATCGAGCGCGATGTGCTCGGCACGGACCAGAACGGCAAGCCGGTGTATCTGAAGGACATCTGGCCGAGCGATGAAGAGATCGACGAGATCGTCAGGCAGAGCGTGAAGCCCGAGCAGTTCCGCAAGGTCTACGAGCCGATGTTCGCCGTGACGGCCGCGAGCGGCGAGCCGATCAGCCCGCTCTACGACTGGCGCGCGCAAAGCACGTACATTCGCCGGCCGCCGTATTGGGAAGGCGCGCTGGCTGGCGAGCGCACGTTGCAAGGCATGCGCCCGCTCGCCGTGCTCGGCGACAACATCACGACGGACCACCTGTCGCCCTCGAACGCGATTCTCGCGAACAGCGCAGCGGGCGAATACCTCACGAAAATGGGCCTGCCCGAAGAGGACTTCAACTCCTACGCGACACATCGCGGCGATCACCTCACCGCGCAACGCGCGACGTTCGCCAACCCGACACTGGCCAATGAAATGGCTATCGTCGATGGACAGGTGAAGAAGGGATCGCTGGCGCGCATCGAGCCGGAAGGCAAGGTCACGCGCATGTGGGAAGCCATCGAAACCTATATGGACCGCAAGCAGCCGCTCATCATCATTGCGGGCGCGGACTATGGTCAAGGCTCGTCACGCGACTGGGCGGCGAAGGGCGTGCGTCTCGCGGGCGTCGAATCGATCGTGGCGGAAGGCTTCGAGCGCATTCACCGCACGAACCTGATTGGCATGGGCGTGCTGCCGCTCGAGTTCAAGCCGGGCGTGAACCGGCTCGCGCTGGGTATCGACGGGACGGAGACGTATGACGTGATCGGCGAGCGCAAGCCGCGCGCGGATTTGACGCTGGTGATTCACCGCAAGAACGGCGAGCGCGTCGAAGTGCCCGTCACGTGTCGTCTCGATACGGCGGAGGAAGTGTCGATCTACGAAGCGGGTGGCGTGCTGCAGCGCTTTGCGCAAGACTTCCTGGAGTCGTCGAAGGCAGCGGCCTGAAGCGGATTGCATCATATTCATCGGGATCAAAACACATGGCACACGCACCTCAAGTCAAGATTCCCGCCACGTATATGCGCGGCGGCACCAGCAAAGGCGTGTTCTTTCGCCTGAAGGATTTGCCCGAAGCGGCGCAAGTGCCGGGCGCCACGCGCGATGCGTTGCTGCTGCGCGTGATCGGCAGCCCTGATCCTTATGGCAAGCAGATCGACGGCATGGGCGGCGCGACGTCGAGCACCAGCAAGACGGTGATCGTCGCGAAGAGCAGCCGGCCGGATCATGATGTGGATTATCTGTTCGGGCAGGTGTCGATCGATAAGCCATTTGTCGACTGGAGTGGGAATTGCGGGAATCTGTCGGCGGCGGTCGGACCGTTTGCGATCAGCGGCGGGCTGGTCGATCCGGAGCGCGTGCCGGATAACGGCGTTGCTGTCGTGCGCATCTGGCAGGCGAATATCGGCAAGACGATCATTGCGCATGTGCCGATGACTCATGGCTCTGTGCAGGAGACGGGGGACTTCGAGCTCGATGGGGTGACTTTTCCTGCTGCGGAAGTGCGACTCGAGTTTCTGGACCCTGCTGCGGAAGAGGAAGGCGCAGGAGGCGCGATGTTCCCGACGGGTAACGTCGTCGACGATCTCGAAGTGCCCGGCGTCGGCACACTCAAGGCGACGATGATCAATGCGGGTATTCCGACGATTTTCGTCAATGCCGAAGCGATTGGTTATACGGGTACGGAGTTGCAGGACGCGATTAATAGCGATGACGCGGCGCTGAAGAAGTTCGAGACTATTCGTGCGCATGGGGCGCTGCGGATGGGGCTGATCAAGAGTCTCGATGAGATCGCGACGCGGCAGCATACGCCTAAGGTCGCGTTTGTGGCCCGGCCTTCTGGTTATGTTGCTTCGAGCGGCAAGGCCGTTGTTGCTGATGATGTCGATCTGCTCGTGCGCGCTATGTCGATGGGGAAGCTCCATCACGCGATGATGGGGACGGCGGCTGTTGCTATTGGCACGGCGGCTGCCATTCCTGGCACGCTGGTGAATCTTGCCGCCGGCGGTGGGGAGCGCGAAGCTGTGCGCTTCGGGCATCCTTCGGGGACTTTGCGGGTCGGCGCGGTGGCTACACTCGAAGACGGCGAGTGGGCCGTTAAGAAGGCCGTTATGAGCCGGAGTGCTCGGGTTTTGATGGAGGGGTGGGTTCGAGTGCCGGGGTAGGTTTTTTTGTCTGCGACGCTGATGGGGGTGCTTGCTTGTTTGATGGTATTCGCGGTTTGCCTTCGTGCTTCAGGCTTCGCCCCTGTGCGCTTACCTATTCGCTGGCATCCGCGTTTCGTTAGCGTGCTTCACGCGTCGCCCCTGTGCGGGGCGGCACCTACTATTCTTTGCCGCCGCAAAGAAAAGTAGGCAAAAGAAAGCGGCTAACACCGCCAACATTTCTTCCTGCCTGAGGGCCCCCAGCCGGTCTTACGCTTCACACGGCAGCATTTCTGTTCGCGTTCGTTGCCAACGCTTCGAATGAGCGCCTCACCCACTTCAAACACCCGAACAAGAGCTAGCGGCAGCGAATGGTTTGCGCCGCCCAGGTGGCAAACTGTGTGTAGGTTGTCGCGTCGTATAGCTTGCCGCTCTTACAGGGTTGAGCGCGCGCTATCGGTTCGGAGTGAGGCGTGTGCGGCGCTACGGCCTACACACAGTTTGCCACCTGGGCGGCCGTGGACTATCTGGCACGGCATACTGCAATGCAGGAGCGTGAAGCGGGTGATGCGCACCGCAAGAGCACTGGCAACTAACATGAGTCACGTGATTGCCGCGTGAAGCGTAAGAACCTTTGGGGGCCCTCAGGCAACAACTAGAGCTGGCGGTGTGAGCCGCTTTCTTTTGCCTACTTTTCTTTGCGGCGGCAAAGAAAAGTAGGTGCCGCCCCGCACAGGGGCGACGCGTGAAGCACGCTAGCAAATCGCGGATGCCAGTGCAAAGGCAAACACACCGGGCAGCGCTAACCCGCTATGCATTCACTTGCCCCATCGCAACACCAACGGATCAAGCCTCCGCGCGATGTCAATCAGCTCAGCCCGCGTATCGGGATGCATCACCGGCAGCGGATGCCGCGGAGCCTCGCATACAATCACCCCGCCCTCTTTCATCAGCGCCTTCGCCGCGAGCAAACCCGTCTGACGGTTCTCATGATTGATCAGCGGCAACCAGCGCTGATACTGCGCAAACGCTTCATCACGTTTGCCTTCGCGGAACGCTTCGAGAATCGGACGAATACCGTCGGGATAACCGCCGCCCGTCATCGACCCCGTCGCGCCCGCGTTGAGATCCGCGAACAGGGTGATCGCTTCTTCGCCGTCCCACGGACCCTCCACGGCATCGCCGCCGAGGCGAATCAACTCGCGCAGCTTCGCAGCCGCGCCCGGCGTCTCGATCTTGAAGTACGACACCTGTTCGAGTTCACGCGCCATCCGCGCAAGAAATGCCGCCGACAGCACGGTGCCGCTCGCGGGCGCATCCTGAATCATGATGGGAATATCGATGCCATCCGACAACCGCGCGTAGAACTCATAGATTTGCGTCTCGGGCACGCGGAACGTTGCGCCGTGATACGGCGGCATCACCATCACCATCGATGCGCCCTGCTCCTGCGCGCGGCGGCTGCGCTCGACGCACACGGCGCTGCTGTAGTGGCTCGTCGTCACGATGACGGGCACGCGGCCCGCAACGTGTTCGAGCATCACGCGCGTGAGCGTTTCGCGTTCGTCGTCGGAGAGCGCGAACTGCTCGGAGAAGTTCGCGAGAATGCACAGGCCGTCCGAGCCCGCGTCGATCATGAAATCGACGACGCGCTTCTGGCTTTCCAGATCGAGCGCGCCCGTTTCGGTGAACGTGGTCGGCACCACAGGGAAGATGCCGCGATAACGTGGAGTGCGTTGTGAGGTCATGACATGAGTTCCGCTAGAAGATGTTTTGAACAGGTCACGCGCGCATCAGCGCGCATGCGCCTTCGGTTCGGGCAACGACGCCCGCACGACGAACGTGATCACGACGGCGAACAGCAGCGTCGCGGACAGGAAATAGAGGCCGGACGCGAGGCTGCCCGTCGCATCCTTGATGAGTCCGATGCCGTACGGCCCGACGTAGCCACCCAGGTTCGCGAGCGAATTGATCGTCGCGATGCCGACAGCCGCGCGCGCCCCCGACAAAAACTGGCCGGGCAACGCCCACACTACCGCCTGAATCGAATATAGCGAGAACGCTGTCAGGCAGATGAACAGGAATTGCAGCGCGGGCGTGTGCGTCCATGCACTCAGCGCCATCGTGAGGGCAGCGAAGGCGGACACGACCACGATATGCCAGTACCGCTCACGCTTGCGATCCGAATGACGCGGCACGACACACAGTCCGACCACGGCGAACAGATAAGGCACGGCGGACAGCAGACCTGTCACGGCGTCCGTGACGCCGAACGCCTTGATAATCGTCGGCAGCCACAAGGACAGTCCGTAGATGCTCAGCGGGAACGGCAGAAACAGCAGCGCGAGCAGCAGCACGCGTTTGTCCTTCAGCGCGGCCAGCGGATTGCCGTGCGATTGCAAGCCATACGACGCGCTATCGGCGGCGAGTTCGCGTTCGATCCACGCGCGGTCCGACGCGGCGAGCCACTTCGCATTCGCGGGCGACTCGGGCAGCACGCGCAAGGTCGGCACGCACAGCAGCACGGCGGGCAGGCCGCTCAGCACGAACAGCGTCTGCCAGTTCGACAGGCCGAACACGCCGTGCGTCGACAGCACGAAGCCCGCCACGGGTCCCGTCAGAATCCCCGCAAGCGGTTGCGCAAGCACCAGCAAGCCGATGATGCGCGCGCGATGCCGCATCGGAAACCACTTCGTGAGGAAGTACAGAATGCCCGGATACAGGCCCGCTTCCGCCGCGCCGAGCAGAA
Coding sequences within:
- the acnD gene encoding Fe/S-dependent 2-methylisocitrate dehydratase AcnD codes for the protein MNTAHRKPLPGTSLDYFDTRAAIDAIEPGAYDKLPYTSRVHAENLVRRCDPATLTDSLRQIIERKRELDFPWFPARVVCHDILGQTALVDLAGLRDAIADQGGDPAKVNPVVPVQLIVDHSLAVECGGFDPDAFTKNRAIEDRRNEDRFDFINWTKKAFKNVDVIPPGNGIMHQINLERMSPVIHAADGIAYPDTLVGTDSHTPHVDALGVIAVGVGGLEAENVMLGRASWMRLPDIVGVELSGKRQPGITATDIVLALTEFLRKEKVVGAYLEFRGEGASSLTLGDRATISNMAPEYGATAAMFFIDEQTIDYLRLTGRDDAQVKLVEAYAKTAGLWADSLKHAEYERVLRFDLSTVVRNMAGPSNPHKRLPTSDLVERGIAGKWEEVPGQMPDGAVIIAAITSCTNTSNPRNVIAAALLARNANARGLTRKPWVKSSLAPGSKAVELYLQEANLLPDLEKLGFGIVAFACTTCNGMSGALDPTIQQEIIDRDLYATAVLSGNRNFDGRIHPYAKQAFLASPPLVVAYAIAGTIRFDIERDVLGTDQNGKPVYLKDIWPSDEEIDEIVRQSVKPEQFRKVYEPMFAVTAASGEPISPLYDWRAQSTYIRRPPYWEGALAGERTLQGMRPLAVLGDNITTDHLSPSNAILANSAAGEYLTKMGLPEEDFNSYATHRGDHLTAQRATFANPTLANEMAIVDGQVKKGSLARIEPEGKVTRMWEAIETYMDRKQPLIIIAGADYGQGSSRDWAAKGVRLAGVESIVAEGFERIHRTNLIGMGVLPLEFKPGVNRLALGIDGTETYDVIGERKPRADLTLVIHRKNGERVEVPVTCRLDTAEEVSIYEAGGVLQRFAQDFLESSKAAA
- the prpF gene encoding 2-methylaconitate cis-trans isomerase PrpF; translation: MAHAPQVKIPATYMRGGTSKGVFFRLKDLPEAAQVPGATRDALLLRVIGSPDPYGKQIDGMGGATSSTSKTVIVAKSSRPDHDVDYLFGQVSIDKPFVDWSGNCGNLSAAVGPFAISGGLVDPERVPDNGVAVVRIWQANIGKTIIAHVPMTHGSVQETGDFELDGVTFPAAEVRLEFLDPAAEEEGAGGAMFPTGNVVDDLEVPGVGTLKATMINAGIPTIFVNAEAIGYTGTELQDAINSDDAALKKFETIRAHGALRMGLIKSLDEIATRQHTPKVAFVARPSGYVASSGKAVVADDVDLLVRAMSMGKLHHAMMGTAAVAIGTAAAIPGTLVNLAAGGGEREAVRFGHPSGTLRVGAVATLEDGEWAVKKAVMSRSARVLMEGWVRVPG
- a CDS encoding dihydrodipicolinate synthase family protein, with the translated sequence MTSQRTPRYRGIFPVVPTTFTETGALDLESQKRVVDFMIDAGSDGLCILANFSEQFALSDDERETLTRVMLEHVAGRVPVIVTTSHYSSAVCVERSRRAQEQGASMVMVMPPYHGATFRVPETQIYEFYARLSDGIDIPIMIQDAPASGTVLSAAFLARMARELEQVSYFKIETPGAAAKLRELIRLGGDAVEGPWDGEEAITLFADLNAGATGSMTGGGYPDGIRPILEAFREGKRDEAFAQYQRWLPLINHENRQTGLLAAKALMKEGGVIVCEAPRHPLPVMHPDTRAELIDIARRLDPLVLRWGK
- a CDS encoding MFS transporter; protein product: MTTPYASAQQAAPAVDAGTGAALADEQRIMNLLIRRLIPFLALIYVVAYIDRSVVGFAKLHMNAAVGLSDASYGLGAGLFFIGYFLCEVPSNLALERFGARVWFARILFTWGVITMLMSLVSGPTSFYVLRFLLGAAEAGLYPGILYFLTKWFPMRHRARIIGLLVLAQPLAGILTGPVAGFVLSTHGVFGLSNWQTLFVLSGLPAVLLCVPTLRVLPESPANAKWLAASDRAWIERELAADSASYGLQSHGNPLAALKDKRVLLLALLFLPFPLSIYGLSLWLPTIIKAFGVTDAVTGLLSAVPYLFAVVGLCVVPRHSDRKRERYWHIVVVSAFAALTMALSAWTHTPALQFLFICLTAFSLYSIQAVVWALPGQFLSGARAAVGIATINSLANLGGYVGPYGIGLIKDATGSLASGLYFLSATLLFAVVITFVVRASLPEPKAHAR